From Leptotrichia wadei, one genomic window encodes:
- a CDS encoding isoprenyl transferase has protein sequence MDRDKLVIPRHIAIIMDGNGRWAKERGKIRLEGHRAGAASLERILRYAGEIGVKYLTVYAFSTENWKRPQKEVNGLMDLFGKYLDKEKKNLKKQGVKLVVTGEKENISPKLLKKIEDTQKFLEDCEKITFNIAFNYGGRREIVSAVNKVLSENETKKIEKITEEEFSKYMYRPEIPDPELVIRTSGEFRISNFLLWEIAYSEFYITDVFWPDFDENELDKAILSFNKRDRRYGGLNVK, from the coding sequence ATGGATAGAGATAAATTGGTAATTCCTAGGCATATTGCGATTATTATGGACGGAAATGGCAGATGGGCTAAGGAACGTGGGAAAATTCGGCTAGAAGGGCATAGAGCTGGAGCAGCTAGTCTTGAGAGAATTTTAAGATATGCCGGAGAAATTGGAGTGAAATATTTGACTGTTTATGCTTTTTCAACTGAGAACTGGAAGCGTCCGCAAAAGGAAGTAAATGGTCTTATGGATTTATTTGGAAAATATTTGGACAAAGAGAAAAAAAATCTGAAAAAGCAAGGTGTGAAGTTAGTTGTGACAGGGGAAAAGGAGAATATTTCTCCAAAACTTCTAAAAAAAATTGAAGATACACAAAAATTTTTGGAAGATTGTGAAAAAATAACTTTTAATATTGCTTTTAATTATGGCGGAAGAAGGGAAATTGTAAGTGCAGTAAATAAAGTTTTGAGTGAAAATGAGACAAAAAAAATCGAAAAAATTACAGAAGAAGAGTTTTCAAAATATATGTACCGACCAGAAATCCCAGATCCAGAACTTGTAATCAGAACGAGTGGAGAATTTAGGATAAGCAATTTTTTGCTTTGGGAAATTGCCTATTCGGAGTTTTATATAACAGATGTTTTCTGGCCTGATTTTGATGAAAATGAATTAGATAAAGCGATTTTATCCTTTAATAAAAGGGATAGAAGATACGGAGGGCTGAATGTTAAGTAG
- a CDS encoding phosphatidate cytidylyltransferase translates to MLSRLFIILLFVPFLLWIFLKGNLMFLVFTLVIIGISLFEFYKMLKDKGFEVASRIGMGLGLFLPVAIYFQENSKNIFSYFKFELFKQINFDMGGFIVFAIILLSLRQVFKVKIHNAMAEISYTLFGIIYVSYLFSHILLLKYEFPNGNILVVMTFMLIWACDISAYLVGMAIGGKIFKHRLAPKISPKKSIEGAIAGILGVFLVILSFDKIYLFIANFVCGISFLTKTCSVNYDYVAIGGLKAFILALAIGVFAELGDLVESKIKRELEVKDSGNLLLGHGGFLDRFDSALFVLPIVYYFMKYVAYL, encoded by the coding sequence ATGTTAAGTAGATTATTTATTATTTTGTTGTTTGTACCTTTCCTTTTATGGATATTTTTAAAAGGAAATCTGATGTTTTTGGTGTTTACTCTTGTAATAATTGGAATATCGCTTTTTGAATTTTACAAAATGCTAAAGGACAAGGGATTTGAAGTGGCAAGCAGGATTGGAATGGGACTTGGGCTGTTTTTACCTGTTGCGATATATTTTCAGGAAAATTCAAAAAATATTTTTTCATATTTTAAATTTGAACTTTTTAAGCAAATTAACTTTGATATGGGAGGATTTATCGTATTTGCAATAATTCTTCTGTCTTTAAGGCAAGTTTTTAAAGTAAAAATTCACAATGCAATGGCAGAAATTTCCTACACTTTATTTGGAATAATTTATGTTTCGTATTTATTTTCACATATTTTATTATTAAAATACGAATTTCCAAATGGAAATATTCTAGTTGTAATGACATTTATGCTAATTTGGGCATGTGACATTTCCGCTTACCTTGTCGGAATGGCAATCGGCGGGAAAATATTCAAGCACAGGCTTGCTCCAAAAATCAGTCCGAAAAAATCAATCGAAGGTGCAATAGCAGGAATTTTGGGAGTATTTTTAGTAATTTTATCATTTGATAAAATATATTTATTTATTGCAAATTTTGTCTGCGGAATTTCATTTTTAACAAAAACTTGTTCCGTAAATTACGACTATGTCGCCATTGGTGGACTAAAAGCCTTTATTTTGGCACTTGCAATTGGAGTTTTTGCCGAATTGGGAGATTTGGTGGAATCTAAAATAAAAAGAGAATTGGAAGTTAAAGATTCTGGGAATTTACTTTTGGGACATGGCGGATTTTTGGATAGATTTGACAGTGCATTATTTGTATTGCCGATTGTGTATTATTTTATGAAATATGTGGCGTATTTATAA